The following are encoded together in the Mesoterricola sediminis genome:
- a CDS encoding sulfurtransferase, with product MSRPALVAPQDLTAPFVLMDCRAGAGTFAAGHLPGAIHADLDRFLGAGLEPGADPARGGRHPLPDPAAWARQLGAWGIVPGTWVVAYDGASGGAGAARLWWMLRAFGHEDVSVLDGGMAAALEAGLPAPGVQPPPAPDYPEDRWLLPRADIDLVDRLRLDPDWKILDVRAPERYRGETEPLDPVAGHIPGALNLPWQRNLGPDGRMKPARELRELYQAFLGDTPRQRLVVHCGSGVTACHTLLALEAAGLGGAALYVGSWSEWCRSGRERATGA from the coding sequence ATGTCCCGACCCGCCCTCGTCGCCCCCCAGGACCTGACGGCCCCCTTCGTCCTCATGGACTGCCGCGCCGGCGCGGGCACCTTCGCCGCCGGCCACCTCCCGGGCGCCATCCACGCGGACCTGGACCGGTTCTTGGGCGCGGGCCTGGAGCCCGGCGCCGACCCCGCGCGGGGCGGCCGCCACCCCCTGCCCGACCCCGCGGCCTGGGCCCGCCAACTGGGGGCCTGGGGCATCGTCCCCGGCACCTGGGTGGTGGCCTACGACGGCGCCTCCGGCGGGGCCGGCGCGGCCCGGCTCTGGTGGATGCTCCGGGCCTTCGGCCACGAGGACGTCTCCGTCCTCGACGGCGGCATGGCGGCGGCGCTGGAGGCGGGCCTGCCCGCCCCGGGCGTGCAGCCGCCGCCGGCCCCCGACTATCCCGAGGACCGCTGGCTCCTGCCCCGCGCCGACATCGACCTCGTGGACCGCCTCCGCCTGGACCCCGACTGGAAGATCCTGGACGTGCGGGCCCCGGAGCGCTACCGGGGGGAGACGGAGCCCCTCGATCCCGTCGCCGGGCACATCCCCGGCGCCCTCAACCTGCCCTGGCAGCGGAACCTCGGCCCCGACGGCCGCATGAAGCCCGCCCGGGAGCTGCGCGAGCTGTACCAGGCCTTCCTGGGGGACACGCCCCGCCAGCGGCTCGTCGTGCACTGCGGCAGCGGGGTCACCGCCTGCCACACCCTGCTGGCCCTGGAGGCGGCGGGGCTGGGCGGCGCGGCCCTCTACGTCGGCTCCTGGAGCGAATGGTGCAGGAGCGGCCGGGAGCGGGCCACGGGGGCCTGA
- a CDS encoding HAD family hydrolase has translation MSTPLHPQNVIAIVWDFDKTLIPGYMQEPIFRAFGIDEPTFWREVNALPGFFARLGVTLHPDTAYLNHLLTYVHHGRMPGLTNARLRELGREIVFHPGLPDFFERIQAHLEEDPEARRFELKLEHYVVSTGLKEMIAGSAIRPFVKGIWASEFLESPAPPGFDPDATLDLDLPRYEALLPEVEGISQIAVAYDNTSKTRALFEINKGSNVNASIEVNATMRAEDRRVPFRNMIYVADGPSDVPAFSVMRQNQGTGYAVYDPRNPLSLKQVDRLRRDGRIDHFGPADFTENSPTSAWLMLQVDRIAERIIDERRSALKAKVGEAPRHLPH, from the coding sequence ATGTCCACGCCGCTCCACCCCCAGAACGTCATCGCCATCGTGTGGGACTTCGACAAGACCCTGATCCCCGGCTACATGCAGGAGCCGATCTTCCGGGCCTTCGGCATCGACGAGCCCACCTTCTGGCGGGAGGTCAACGCCCTGCCGGGGTTCTTCGCGCGGCTGGGGGTCACCCTCCACCCGGACACGGCCTACCTGAACCACCTGCTCACCTACGTGCACCACGGCCGCATGCCCGGGCTGACGAACGCCCGCCTGCGCGAACTGGGCCGGGAGATCGTCTTCCATCCGGGGCTGCCGGACTTCTTCGAGCGCATCCAGGCCCACCTGGAGGAGGATCCCGAGGCGCGCCGCTTCGAACTGAAGCTGGAGCACTACGTGGTCTCCACCGGCCTCAAGGAGATGATCGCGGGGAGCGCCATCCGCCCCTTCGTGAAGGGGATCTGGGCCTCGGAGTTCCTGGAGTCCCCCGCCCCGCCGGGCTTCGACCCCGACGCCACCCTGGACCTGGACCTGCCCCGCTACGAGGCCCTGCTGCCGGAGGTGGAGGGCATCTCCCAGATCGCCGTGGCCTACGACAACACCAGCAAGACGCGGGCCCTCTTCGAGATCAACAAGGGCAGCAACGTGAACGCCTCCATCGAGGTGAACGCGACCATGCGCGCCGAGGACCGCCGCGTGCCCTTCCGCAACATGATCTACGTGGCCGACGGCCCCTCCGACGTCCCCGCCTTCTCCGTCATGCGCCAGAACCAGGGCACGGGGTACGCGGTCTACGACCCCCGGAACCCCCTCAGCCTCAAGCAGGTGGACCGCCTCCGCCGGGACGGGCGCATCGACCACTTCGGCCCCGCCGACTTCACGGAGAACAGTCCGACCTCGGCCTGGCTCATGCTCCAGGTGGACCGCATCGCCGAGCGCATCATCGACGAGCGCCGCTCGGCCCTCAAGGCCAAGGTCGGCGAGGCGCCCCGCCACCTGCCCCACTGA
- a CDS encoding class I SAM-dependent rRNA methyltransferase has translation MERFELVRLRPGKEGLLSKRHPWVFSGALAAPPAGHLVRLADASGNVLAVGTGSPTNPLAVRIFRFGDQPLDADFFRERLTSALAARDLLGLDGPEAGCRWVFGEGDGLPGLVVDRYAQALVLQVGTAGLEALRDLWWPILADLARARGITVFVERSQAGRKEEGLAPVNRLLKGSLAGPVTVREGDARLSVDLLKGQKTGFFLDQREHRLFLGRISQGCRVLNAFGYTGGFSIHAGLGGAAEVATLDISGPALDQAERDWAAQGLDPARHVRMEGDAFELMRGLEPATYDRVIVDPPAFAKQRKDVDKAFKAYKDVFRLGARATAPGGVLGCFSCSQHLDRARFQEAVWTALLEAGREAQVLAHLGQPMDHPYALNHPEGFYLKGLWLRLV, from the coding sequence ATGGAACGTTTCGAACTCGTCCGACTCCGGCCCGGCAAGGAAGGGCTTCTCTCCAAGCGGCACCCCTGGGTCTTCTCGGGCGCCCTGGCCGCGCCGCCCGCGGGGCACCTGGTCCGGCTCGCCGACGCCAGCGGGAACGTCCTGGCGGTGGGCACCGGCTCCCCCACCAACCCCCTGGCCGTGCGGATCTTCCGGTTCGGGGACCAGCCCCTGGACGCGGACTTCTTCCGGGAACGCCTCACCTCCGCGCTGGCCGCCCGGGACCTGCTGGGCCTGGACGGCCCGGAGGCGGGCTGCCGCTGGGTCTTCGGGGAAGGGGACGGCCTGCCGGGTCTCGTCGTGGACCGGTACGCCCAGGCCCTCGTCCTCCAGGTGGGCACCGCGGGCCTGGAGGCCCTGCGGGATCTGTGGTGGCCCATCCTCGCCGACCTCGCCCGCGCCCGGGGCATCACCGTCTTCGTGGAGCGCAGCCAGGCCGGGCGCAAGGAGGAGGGGCTGGCGCCCGTGAACCGCCTGCTCAAGGGGTCCCTGGCCGGCCCCGTCACCGTGCGGGAGGGCGATGCCCGTCTGTCCGTTGACCTCCTCAAGGGCCAGAAGACCGGCTTCTTCCTCGACCAGCGCGAGCACCGCCTCTTCCTGGGCCGCATCTCCCAGGGCTGCCGCGTCCTGAACGCCTTCGGCTACACGGGCGGCTTCTCCATCCACGCCGGGCTCGGCGGGGCCGCGGAGGTGGCCACCCTGGACATCTCCGGGCCCGCCCTGGACCAGGCGGAGCGGGACTGGGCCGCCCAGGGCCTGGACCCCGCCCGCCACGTGCGCATGGAGGGGGACGCCTTCGAGCTGATGCGGGGCCTGGAGCCCGCCACCTACGACCGGGTCATCGTGGATCCCCCCGCCTTCGCCAAGCAGCGCAAGGACGTGGACAAGGCCTTCAAGGCCTACAAGGATGTGTTCCGCCTGGGCGCCCGGGCCACGGCGCCGGGGGGCGTCCTGGGCTGCTTCTCCTGTTCCCAGCACCTGGACCGGGCGCGGTTCCAGGAGGCGGTGTGGACCGCCCTCCTGGAGGCGGGCCGGGAGGCCCAGGTCCTCGCCCACCTGGGCCAGCCCATGGACCACCCCTACGCCCTCAACCACCCGGAAGGCTTCTACCTGAAGGGCCTCTGGCTCCGCCTCGTCTGA
- a CDS encoding RrF2 family transcriptional regulator codes for MKISARGRYSMQALFDLAHHSHGQPVPLHLIAQRQNLSLPFLEQIFNRLKKAGIVASVRGPKGGYVITRPCNQVTVGDVLRLTDSSFYAAAKEDPVTAKTALRADAKMNELLWKQLSNHITNFMDTISLADLCVESSSNTCPDCTCPEYTKGVQEQLDSGRRPRCAAMLG; via the coding sequence TTGAAGATCTCAGCCCGCGGCAGGTACTCCATGCAGGCGCTGTTCGACCTGGCCCACCACAGCCACGGACAGCCCGTGCCCCTCCATCTCATCGCCCAGCGGCAGAACCTGAGTCTGCCGTTCCTCGAACAGATCTTCAACCGGCTGAAGAAGGCCGGCATCGTCGCCAGCGTGCGCGGTCCCAAGGGCGGCTACGTCATCACGCGGCCCTGCAACCAGGTCACGGTGGGCGACGTGCTCCGCCTGACGGACTCCAGCTTCTACGCGGCCGCCAAGGAGGATCCGGTCACCGCGAAGACCGCCCTCCGCGCGGACGCCAAGATGAACGAGCTGCTCTGGAAGCAGCTCAGCAACCACATCACCAACTTCATGGACACCATCTCCCTCGCGGACCTCTGCGTGGAGAGCAGCAGCAACACCTGCCCGGACTGCACCTGCCCCGAGTACACCAAGGGCGTGCAGGAGCAGCTCGATTCCGGCAGGCGCCCCCGCTGCGCCGCCATGCTGGGCTGA
- a CDS encoding S9 family peptidase, which yields MKRLILAFASACLLAAAPPLTPAWILGPEGRAAFELPRAQWLADGGLLLQAPRAGDAPRAWLRLDPGTGERKPVLEPSRLLDALQAATAAPVRPASLPWPLALDAAGRRALVKSGGRFVVVDLAAGTARALPRADAAALSPDGARAAYAADGNLHVLDLASGADRALTVDGGGTVLNGTFSWVYGEELFGRTDAAFWWSPDSRRVAFLRFDDAPVPVHSFTDFRPWQARTLTQRYPQPGQPNPLVRVGIAAVDGPVVWAALPRDGWEYVGRLTWTPAGDALAVQVLDRPQRNLQLLLADPATGAAQPVLRERADTWLYVYEPIFIRGGREFLWPSDRSGFHHLYRYDREGRLLNAVTRGDWSLCPWGGAAGLASAVAAVDEREGWAYVTCRAAGILQTQLYRARLDGTAFERVSREAGTHAVTFSPDRRWYVDAHSSAAVPPSLSLRRVDGGAPRILAAPADPLGLATPELATYPAPGGLALPITLLKPRSFDPHKRYPVIFSVYGGPSAPQAADAWGRNLLLDNLLTDAGYIVAVPENRSSAALGMKYEGAIAGRLLGPVETADLEAAVAWVTAQPWADPARLGVWGWSGGGTSTLAALTRTRAFKAGAAVAPVTDWRYYDTLYTEKVMGLPADNPEGYRATSLVDAARNLHGRLLLVHGTHDDNVHPQNAQAFADALIGRGLLFEQMVYPMRDHGMGDVPALVHVYATLLDFWKRNL from the coding sequence ATGAAACGCCTGATCCTGGCCTTCGCCTCGGCCTGTCTCCTGGCCGCGGCCCCGCCCCTGACCCCCGCGTGGATCCTCGGTCCCGAAGGCCGGGCCGCCTTCGAGCTGCCCCGCGCCCAGTGGCTGGCGGACGGCGGGCTGCTGCTGCAGGCGCCCCGGGCCGGGGACGCGCCCCGGGCCTGGCTCCGCCTGGATCCGGGCACGGGCGAACGCAAGCCCGTCCTGGAGCCCAGCCGCCTTCTGGACGCCCTCCAGGCGGCCACGGCGGCCCCGGTCCGCCCGGCGTCCCTCCCCTGGCCCCTGGCCCTGGACGCGGCGGGGCGCCGGGCCCTGGTCAAGTCCGGCGGGCGCTTCGTCGTGGTGGACCTGGCCGCGGGCACGGCCCGGGCCCTCCCCCGGGCCGACGCCGCGGCGCTCTCCCCCGACGGGGCCCGCGCCGCCTACGCCGCGGACGGCAACCTGCACGTGCTGGACCTGGCCTCGGGCGCGGACCGGGCCCTGACGGTCGACGGCGGCGGGACCGTCCTCAACGGCACCTTCTCCTGGGTGTACGGGGAGGAGCTCTTCGGCCGCACCGACGCCGCCTTCTGGTGGTCCCCCGATTCGCGGAGGGTGGCCTTCCTCCGCTTCGACGACGCGCCCGTGCCCGTGCACAGCTTCACGGATTTCCGCCCCTGGCAGGCGCGGACCCTCACCCAGCGCTATCCCCAGCCCGGCCAGCCCAACCCCCTGGTCCGCGTCGGCATCGCCGCCGTGGACGGGCCCGTGGTCTGGGCCGCCCTCCCCAGGGACGGCTGGGAGTACGTGGGGCGGCTGACCTGGACCCCCGCGGGCGACGCCCTGGCAGTGCAGGTCCTGGACCGGCCCCAGCGGAACCTGCAGCTCCTCCTGGCGGACCCCGCCACCGGGGCGGCCCAGCCGGTGCTGCGCGAGCGCGCCGACACCTGGCTGTACGTGTACGAACCCATCTTCATCCGGGGCGGCCGGGAGTTCCTGTGGCCTTCGGACCGCAGCGGTTTCCACCACCTCTACCGGTACGACCGGGAGGGCCGGCTCCTCAACGCCGTGACCCGGGGCGACTGGAGCCTCTGCCCCTGGGGCGGCGCCGCGGGCCTGGCCAGCGCCGTCGCCGCCGTGGACGAGCGGGAGGGGTGGGCCTACGTCACCTGCCGCGCCGCGGGCATCCTGCAGACCCAGCTCTACCGCGCCCGCCTCGACGGCACGGCCTTCGAGCGCGTCTCCCGGGAGGCGGGGACCCACGCCGTCACCTTCTCCCCGGACCGGCGCTGGTACGTGGACGCCCATTCCTCGGCGGCCGTGCCGCCCTCCCTGAGCCTGCGCCGGGTGGACGGCGGCGCGCCGCGCATCCTGGCCGCGCCCGCGGACCCCCTCGGCCTGGCCACCCCCGAACTGGCCACCTATCCCGCGCCCGGGGGGCTCGCGCTGCCCATCACCCTCCTCAAGCCGCGGTCCTTCGATCCGCACAAGCGCTACCCCGTGATCTTCTCCGTGTACGGCGGCCCCAGCGCGCCCCAGGCCGCGGACGCCTGGGGGCGGAACCTGCTCCTGGACAACCTGCTGACCGACGCCGGCTACATCGTCGCCGTGCCCGAGAACCGGAGCTCGGCGGCCCTGGGCATGAAGTACGAGGGCGCCATCGCGGGCCGCCTCCTGGGCCCCGTCGAGACCGCGGACCTGGAGGCCGCCGTGGCCTGGGTGACGGCCCAGCCCTGGGCGGATCCCGCGCGCCTGGGCGTCTGGGGCTGGAGCGGCGGCGGCACCAGCACCCTGGCCGCCCTCACCCGCACCCGGGCCTTCAAGGCCGGCGCCGCCGTCGCCCCCGTGACCGATTGGCGCTACTACGACACCCTCTACACCGAGAAAGTGATGGGCCTGCCCGCGGACAACCCCGAGGGCTACCGCGCCACCAGCCTCGTGGACGCCGCCCGGAACCTCCACGGCCGCCTCCTCCTCGTGCACGGCACCCACGACGACAACGTCCACCCCCAGAACGCCCAGGCCTTCGCCGACGCCCTCATCGGGCGCGGCCTCCTCTTCGAGCAGATGGTCTACCCCATGCGCGACCACGGCATGGGCGACGTGCCGGCCCTGGTCCACGTCTATGCGACCCTGCTGGACTTCTGGAAGCGGAACCTGTAG
- a CDS encoding PAS domain-containing hybrid sensor histidine kinase/response regulator gives MTEPHQRTFANASAMLGALFVLFACGAAILLLRPAPSPVLLGACLAAMTATGVLGIRFAMVRAREADLALGEGERYLERIAELGRDLHAIVDPGEGSFLYVGPACEDLLGFRADSFMEGGLAAFHALVHPEDLPVFAGQLDLLATPPPAGEEEPVVESQFRIRNHHGAWQWVRARRTAFVRYPDGRPAEVLMVVQDVTRQRSFEAALAEAHKTEGLGALVRGTVHDLNNTLMGIQGFTEIALEGHQPADVLKNSLESVQAGIQRASGLCRQILAYSGQGRIQISAHQLNDAVRESLGTLETFVPEGAHLVLDLQSDLPPASVDLTQARHALLILAYNASQALGIRGGEITIRTLLRHLSGQEPEAQGLRGDFVCLEVRDTGPGTAPDVVADLFDPLFTTLHPGRGLGLSTVKGILAEHQGAVHMKAEPGVGDAAALFFPVAEKAPRIDEGDEGTPLAGLSGVLLLVDDEPTIREILHQGFENAGFKVIEAADGVEGFAAFVRHRSSISAVLLDLTMPRMGGDEVFEEIHKLAPEVPVVLMSGYNRDEATAALAGRGLAGFLSKPCSIKEALAAVVRAMGPAAGA, from the coding sequence ATGACAGAACCGCACCAGCGCACGTTCGCCAACGCCTCCGCGATGCTAGGCGCTCTCTTCGTCCTCTTCGCCTGCGGCGCGGCCATCCTGCTCCTCCGGCCCGCGCCGAGCCCGGTGCTGCTGGGCGCGTGCCTCGCCGCCATGACCGCCACCGGGGTCCTGGGCATCCGCTTCGCCATGGTCCGCGCCCGGGAGGCCGACCTGGCCCTCGGCGAGGGCGAGCGCTACCTGGAGCGCATCGCCGAACTGGGCCGGGACCTGCACGCCATCGTCGACCCCGGCGAGGGGAGCTTCCTCTACGTGGGGCCCGCCTGCGAGGACCTCCTGGGCTTCCGGGCCGACTCGTTCATGGAAGGCGGGCTCGCCGCCTTCCACGCCCTCGTCCACCCCGAGGACCTGCCGGTCTTCGCTGGGCAGCTGGACCTGCTCGCGACGCCGCCCCCCGCGGGCGAGGAGGAGCCGGTGGTGGAGAGCCAGTTCCGCATCCGCAACCACCACGGCGCCTGGCAGTGGGTCCGGGCCCGGCGCACGGCCTTCGTGCGGTACCCGGACGGACGTCCCGCCGAGGTCCTGATGGTGGTGCAGGACGTCACCCGGCAGCGGTCCTTCGAGGCGGCCCTGGCCGAGGCCCACAAGACCGAAGGCCTCGGGGCCCTGGTGCGGGGCACGGTCCACGACCTCAACAACACCCTGATGGGCATCCAGGGCTTCACCGAGATCGCCCTGGAGGGGCACCAGCCCGCGGACGTGCTCAAGAACTCCCTGGAGAGCGTCCAGGCCGGGATCCAGCGGGCCTCCGGGCTCTGCCGCCAGATCCTCGCCTACTCCGGCCAGGGCCGGATCCAGATCTCGGCCCACCAGCTCAACGACGCCGTGCGCGAGAGCCTGGGCACCCTGGAGACCTTCGTGCCGGAGGGCGCCCACCTCGTCCTCGACCTGCAGAGCGACCTGCCCCCGGCCAGCGTGGACCTGACCCAGGCGCGGCACGCGCTGCTGATCCTCGCCTACAACGCCTCCCAGGCCCTGGGCATCCGGGGCGGGGAGATCACGATCCGCACGCTCCTGCGCCACCTCTCCGGGCAGGAGCCGGAGGCCCAGGGGCTCCGGGGCGACTTCGTGTGCCTCGAGGTCCGCGACACCGGGCCCGGCACCGCGCCGGACGTCGTGGCCGACCTCTTCGATCCGCTCTTCACGACCCTCCACCCGGGCCGGGGCCTGGGCCTCTCCACGGTCAAGGGGATCCTCGCCGAGCACCAGGGCGCCGTCCACATGAAGGCGGAGCCCGGCGTCGGCGACGCGGCGGCCCTCTTCTTCCCCGTGGCGGAAAAGGCGCCCAGAATCGACGAGGGGGACGAAGGCACGCCCCTGGCGGGGCTCTCGGGGGTGCTCCTCCTGGTGGACGACGAGCCCACGATCCGGGAGATCCTCCATCAGGGCTTCGAGAACGCGGGCTTCAAGGTCATCGAGGCCGCCGACGGCGTGGAGGGCTTCGCCGCCTTCGTGCGGCACCGCTCCAGCATCAGCGCCGTCCTCCTGGACCTCACCATGCCCCGCATGGGGGGGGACGAGGTCTTCGAGGAGATCCACAAGCTGGCCCCCGAGGTCCCGGTGGTCCTCATGAGCGGCTACAACCGGGACGAGGCCACCGCCGCCCTGGCGGGCCGCGGCCTGGCCGGCTTCCTCAGCAAGCCTTGCAGCATCAAGGAGGCGCTGGCCGCCGTGGTGCGGGCCATGGGCCCCGCCGCCGGGGCCTGA
- the ttcA gene encoding tRNA 2-thiocytidine(32) synthetase TtcA, producing the protein MSNPCALPSLALPPTEEDLRTLPKLEERIRRRVGMAVHEFGLIQDGDRILVGLSGGKDSWALLDVLESLRRRAPIRFEVHGATIDPGFPGYDPDRIAEVCERMGVPHRILGAPIDTLVRRRPNTTPCAICSRLRRGVLYSHAKENGFTKIALGHHLDDLIETLLINQFFEGRISTMPLKLVSDDGANTVIRPLGTCEEEDLRRFAWLKGYPFVPCGCPLCGASVLESRRAQIKALVATLKESIPDLKFSLLKAMKNVKTSHLLDARLPPIT; encoded by the coding sequence TTGAGCAACCCCTGCGCCCTCCCCAGCCTCGCCCTGCCCCCCACCGAGGAGGACCTGCGGACCCTGCCGAAGCTCGAGGAGCGGATCCGGCGCCGGGTCGGCATGGCCGTCCATGAGTTCGGCCTGATCCAGGACGGGGACCGCATCCTCGTGGGGCTCTCCGGGGGCAAGGACTCCTGGGCCCTCCTGGACGTCCTCGAATCCCTGCGCCGCCGGGCCCCCATCCGCTTCGAGGTGCACGGGGCCACCATCGACCCCGGCTTCCCCGGCTACGACCCCGACCGCATCGCCGAGGTCTGCGAACGCATGGGGGTGCCCCACCGCATCCTCGGCGCCCCCATCGACACCCTGGTGCGCCGCAGGCCCAACACGACCCCCTGCGCCATCTGCTCGCGCCTGCGCCGCGGCGTGCTCTACTCCCACGCCAAGGAGAACGGCTTCACCAAGATCGCCCTGGGCCACCACCTGGACGACCTCATCGAGACCCTGCTCATCAACCAGTTCTTCGAGGGCCGCATCTCCACCATGCCCCTGAAGCTGGTCAGCGACGACGGGGCCAACACGGTCATCCGGCCCCTGGGCACCTGCGAGGAGGAGGACCTGCGCCGCTTCGCCTGGCTCAAGGGCTACCCCTTCGTGCCCTGCGGCTGCCCCCTCTGCGGCGCCTCCGTCCTCGAAAGCCGCCGCGCCCAGATCAAGGCCCTCGTGGCCACCCTGAAGGAGAGCATCCCGGACCTGAAGTTCTCCCTCCTGAAGGCCATGAAGAACGTCAAGACCAGCCACCTCCTGGACGCGCGCCTCCCTCCGATCACCTAG
- a CDS encoding cysteine desulfurase family protein, producing the protein MERLYFDANASAPPLPEAAAAAARAASELWANPTSTHREGQRARLELEEARRAVAAGLGVPAAQIVFCASATEALHLLIRGLRDALGAQPAAVFPGEHSACLNPFADWEDVRWLPCDVAGCATVVQMAANNETGLRYAMPACPGAVRIMDAAQAWGKVPLDLEACDAAVLSAHKMGGLRGAAVLWMRPGLPWKAVMEGPQERRRRGGTEDVPAILALAEAARAVPARVEANAALAPLRDALEAEVLAWSPDYEAIGRGRARLPNTSALLLRGHAGEAVQIALDLAGFAVSTGSACHSGAVKPSHAVTSLGYTEAEARSVIRVSLLPGATAAQVEALAAALRRILRR; encoded by the coding sequence ATGGAACGGCTCTACTTCGACGCCAACGCCTCGGCCCCGCCCCTCCCGGAGGCCGCGGCCGCCGCGGCCCGGGCCGCCTCGGAGCTGTGGGCCAACCCCACCAGCACCCACCGGGAGGGACAGCGGGCCCGCCTCGAACTGGAGGAGGCCAGGCGCGCGGTGGCCGCGGGGCTGGGGGTCCCGGCCGCCCAGATCGTCTTCTGCGCCAGCGCCACGGAGGCCCTCCACCTCCTGATCCGGGGCCTGCGGGACGCCCTGGGCGCCCAGCCCGCCGCCGTCTTCCCCGGCGAGCACAGCGCCTGCCTGAACCCCTTCGCGGACTGGGAGGACGTGCGCTGGCTGCCCTGCGACGTGGCCGGGTGCGCGACCGTCGTCCAGATGGCCGCGAACAACGAGACCGGCCTCCGCTACGCCATGCCGGCCTGCCCCGGCGCGGTGCGGATCATGGACGCGGCCCAGGCCTGGGGCAAGGTGCCCCTGGACCTGGAGGCCTGCGACGCCGCCGTGCTCTCCGCCCACAAGATGGGCGGCCTCCGGGGGGCCGCGGTCCTGTGGATGCGCCCGGGCCTGCCCTGGAAGGCCGTGATGGAGGGCCCCCAGGAGCGGCGCCGGCGGGGCGGGACCGAGGACGTGCCCGCGATCCTGGCCTTGGCCGAGGCGGCCCGGGCCGTGCCGGCCCGCGTCGAGGCCAACGCCGCCCTGGCCCCCCTGCGGGACGCCCTGGAGGCCGAAGTCCTGGCCTGGTCCCCCGACTACGAGGCCATCGGGCGGGGCCGGGCCCGCCTCCCCAACACCTCCGCGCTGCTGCTGCGGGGCCACGCCGGCGAGGCCGTCCAGATCGCCCTGGACCTGGCCGGGTTCGCCGTCTCCACCGGGTCCGCCTGCCACAGCGGCGCCGTCAAGCCCAGCCACGCGGTCACCAGCCTGGGCTACACGGAGGCGGAGGCCCGCAGCGTGATCCGGGTCTCCCTGCTGCCCGGCGCCACCGCCGCCCAGGTGGAGGCCCTGGCGGCGGCCCTGCGGCGGATCCTCCGGCGCTGA
- a CDS encoding nuclear transport factor 2 family protein gives MPRGESKYVGTIRGNLALSPGAGLALGPEDACRAIKRTVSAFTEAWYWGDEAALRATLHPDHLNRLLTLGDDKRPLGVQAALGAGIAPERRTASIRVLDLRPASASAVAELHGWVVHLHLAKASGAWRVVNALWETRPVQGA, from the coding sequence ATGCCCAGGGGTGAATCCAAGTACGTGGGGACCATCCGGGGAAACCTTGCCCTCTCGCCTGGGGCGGGACTGGCGCTGGGGCCCGAGGATGCCTGTCGAGCAATCAAGCGAACGGTCAGCGCTTTCACCGAGGCCTGGTACTGGGGCGACGAAGCCGCCCTGCGCGCCACCCTCCACCCCGATCACCTGAACCGGCTCCTGACCCTCGGGGACGACAAGCGCCCGCTTGGCGTCCAGGCCGCCCTGGGCGCGGGCATCGCGCCCGAGCGCCGCACGGCCTCCATCCGGGTCCTCGACCTTCGTCCCGCCTCCGCCAGCGCGGTGGCCGAGCTCCACGGCTGGGTGGTGCACCTCCACCTGGCCAAGGCCAGCGGCGCCTGGCGCGTCGTGAACGCCCTGTGGGAGACCCGCCCCGTCCAGGGCGCGTGA